A window of the Linepithema humile isolate Giens D197 chromosome 4, Lhum_UNIL_v1.0, whole genome shotgun sequence genome harbors these coding sequences:
- the LOC105677817 gene encoding uncharacterized protein isoform X1 — protein sequence MKDISEKARLTMEERNIDLEAIRFRDRDRVRRRLFNDDDNEVEQNNITNHLSSEEEIQREREKSKERWNFDFEKGEPLTGRYEWEKVSEDGTESSIQSNNQIQNPQGENAEEAQNGTEETNEARVAN from the exons ATGAAAGACATCTCGGAGAA AGCCCGTCTGACGATGGAAGAAAGGAATATCGATCTGGAAGCCATTCGATTCCGCGATCGAGATCGCGTGCGTAGAAGACTCTTCAACGACGATGACAACGAAGTTGAACAAAATAACATTACTAATCATCTTTCGTCAGAGGAAGAAAttcaaagagaaagagaaaaa AGCAAAGAAAGATGGAATTTTGACTTTGAAAAGGGAGAACCGCTAACTGGTCGTTACGAATGGGAAAAAGTGAGCGAAGATGGAACAGAATCTTCTATCCAGTCAAATAATCAGATACAGAATCCACAGGGAGAAAATGCGGAGGAAGCACAAAACGGTACAGAAGAAACTAATGAAGCCAGAGTAGCAAATTGA
- the LOC105677817 gene encoding uncharacterized protein isoform X2: MLAARHRARLTMEERNIDLEAIRFRDRDRVRRRLFNDDDNEVEQNNITNHLSSEEEIQREREKSKERWNFDFEKGEPLTGRYEWEKVSEDGTESSIQSNNQIQNPQGENAEEAQNGTEETNEARVAN, from the exons AGCCCGTCTGACGATGGAAGAAAGGAATATCGATCTGGAAGCCATTCGATTCCGCGATCGAGATCGCGTGCGTAGAAGACTCTTCAACGACGATGACAACGAAGTTGAACAAAATAACATTACTAATCATCTTTCGTCAGAGGAAGAAAttcaaagagaaagagaaaaa AGCAAAGAAAGATGGAATTTTGACTTTGAAAAGGGAGAACCGCTAACTGGTCGTTACGAATGGGAAAAAGTGAGCGAAGATGGAACAGAATCTTCTATCCAGTCAAATAATCAGATACAGAATCCACAGGGAGAAAATGCGGAGGAAGCACAAAACGGTACAGAAGAAACTAATGAAGCCAGAGTAGCAAATTGA